The DNA window TAGACCGGTGGGTTGACTACGCCACCGAAGACTTCCGGATCAAACGGACCATGACAAAGATATGTTTCTGCTGACACCTGGTGATCAAAATTGTGATTCGACATTTTTCCCTTCCTCTTCTTACTACACTTACTGACTCATTTATTTCTGCCCTTTTCCAGGATGGATTAAGAGGGCAACTCATTCAGGGAACGTTTCAACCTTAGCACTGCTTCTTTCAGATGCTCGTCCGATACGGTTACATATGACATCCTCAGCGTTGAGCGATCTGGCTGATTACAGTAAAAAAATTCCCCTGGTACATAGACGACACCCTGGCTCAATGTCTTGCTTAGCCATTCAGTGGTATTCATTTCGTATTTGAACTTCGCCCAAAGAAACATTCCACCTTTCGGCTTATGGAATGTCAGATGGTCACCTAATTCTTTTTCGAGCTGGTCACTCAAGGTCTGGCACTTTTGTTTATAGGACTCACGAATAATCTCAATTTGAGTCTCCAGGCGACCAGTCAGTAAATAGTGATACGTCAGCGATTGAGAGAGCGCGCTGGTATGTAAGTCTGTCGCTTGCTTAAGGTTAACTACAGCTTTTTTCAACCAGTCAGGTACAATTACCCATCCCACACGGGCACCTGGTGTGAGTATTTTTGAAAATGTCGATGTGTAAATAACATTTTCAGTATTATCCATTTCTTTCGCATAAGCCTTTAACGGCTTAAACATTTGCTCAGTGAAGTTAATTTCACCATAGGGGTCATCTTCGATAATAACAAAATTATATCGCTTAGATAACTCAACAAGTTGTTTACGTCTTTCCCCAGAAAGTGTTACACCACCAGGATTTCCGAATGTCGGCACGATATAAACAGCTTTAATAGTGGTTGTTTTTATTAATTGTTCCAGTTCATCGACAATCATTCCATCAGCATCTGTACCAACGGTGGCAAGATTGGCTTCTGCTAACTGGAATATTTGTAAGGCGGCAAGATATGTCGGTTTTTCAACCACAATCACATCACCAGGATTAATCAATGCACGAGCAAGAATATCAAGAGACTGCTGAGAACCTGAGGTCACGACAACATCATCAACATCGCAAACGATCATTCTCTTAAGCAAAAGATGGCAAATAAGTTGGCGTAACTCTGGATTACCCTCACTTAATCCATATTGAAAAGCATCCTTCCATGAATGCGTTAAAACATTATCCATGGCCATCTGTAATCCCTCACGTTCGAACAGTTCGGGATTGGGAATACCACCGCCTAATGAGATTACGCCTTCCATCTTACTGTGTTTTAATAATTCCCTGATTGCTGACGATTGCAGGTTTTGTACTTTTTTGGCAATTTTTATATCTGACATTTTCTACACCTTATTCACTTTATCTCAGTCTTAGTATCATACGTCAGACTTTTTGATAATTATTTTCTGCACTGTGTTGGTCAAACTGAAAAATTTGCGAATCATCATGAATTAAATTAATAATAATCCGCAATATAACTCATAATGCAGAAATCAAACAAAACATTGTTGCCTAAAGCACAAACCTGCCACTCACTAATTTTTTCGCAATAATAATTAAGAGAACAACATGACAAATGGCCCAATACACATCAGCATGCCAATCAAAATAACGTAATAGACTGATGCCCCACGCAAATCGACGAATTTATCATTTTTTAGGATAATCACGCCGGGTACGATACAGCTAATAAGACCATAGGTCACACCGCCAAACACAAATACTTTCAGAATCGGGAAGTTAGTTAATACAATCAACCACAACACCAGAACAACCATAAAGAAAGCAGTAACGGTATTGAATTTCTCGCTATTATTTTTTTGTTTAAAGACTTTCTCAGCGGCAACCTTTATTAGGCCTACGAAAGATTCATGCACTGCCAGATAGAGCGCCAGGAATGCCGTCACGATGGAGAATACGTTGAGGATCACACTCATGTATTTAACAGTGGCACCCGGTATTACTTTTGCCGCCAGAGCAAGTGCAGAAATGTTGTCCTGATAAGCGCGTAATGCATCTGCTTCACTTATAGACAATACGATAGACACAACAAATAGTAATACAGTTGCGACCAGAATCACATAGGCCACTTTGTGTACACGCAGTACTTTGTATTTCGCAACTTCTTTATCTTCTTCACGCTTTTTATAGGCGATGTTCATCGGGTTCAGGATCCCTACAAACATAATGGAGAAGATGGCAAAAGGCAGAGTCGGGAATGTACCAACAACCAGGTGACTGATGCTTGGTAATTCACCAATGTTGTTCAGGTCCCAGAATGGCACAACCACGAAACCAATAGCGACAATGATCACTAGTTTCACGGCAATCATACTGCCTGAAACTTTGAACAGCATCTTCTCGCCTTTGGAGGCAACCAATGACAGTCCTGCTATTAGCAAAAGTGACCACCACCAGTGTTCGGATAACGTCTGGGTCGTCAAACCGAATGTTTTCAGGTAAGAGGCACTGTCATTGGTAATGGCAAGTGCATATTCTACCATTGATTTCAGCATGGTGATGGAATAAAGCGCTCCAAGGAATACTCCCCAGCGACTACCGACATAACTCGTAATAATGCTGAGATAAGAATCGTGTTCATCACTCCGCGCCATGGTTTCAATGAACAACTTCTGCATGTAGAAAACCGCGGGGTAACCCAGGATAACTGCAAGGGCGAATACCCACACGCCTTTCAGACCAACCTGTAATGGGAAAAAGACAATTCCGGAGCCTATAGCGGCACCGATACACAGCACCACCCATCCCAGATCATACATGGTGAAGGGTATATTCTTTTTATTAATCACTTCGTTATTAATTCCTACACTCATAGGAGTCCCCACTCAACTATAAATAATCAACCCGGCCTGAACATGACAACAAAATATGCTCTTACACTTTGTCAAACTTGCATGGGAAAGTTTCACTAAAATTTATGCCGATATTTACAATCAAATAACCACGTCGTTATTAATGATTGAATAGAGAGAGCTTTACACACGGGAAAACCTATGGCGATTGAATATTAGAGAAAACAGTTTCCACTTTCATTCACATCTAATTATTTAAAAAATCATGATCGACCACTCAATTATTTATTTTTTGTTATCGCCAAATGTGATCTAAGCAATAGATTTTCATGTTTATACTTTTTGTAACCCGCATTTAAAAATGTGATCTACATCGCATTTTGTTATTTTATGTTAAGACAAGGCCTCAATGTCATTTTCCCAAGCATTCCAGGGCTGCTTTTCTTCAATCAGGAAATCGATAAAAGAACGTACTTTGGGGTTGCGAAACTTGCTGGGAAAGTAAAGTGCATAAAGACTGTGTGTGGGATAGGCATACTTCCCGTCAAGCTTTAGCGGCACCAGCTCACCGCTGGTTATATGCTTACTGAATAGATAAGAAGGTAGCCAGGCAATTCCCTGCCCTGAAAGCGCAGCCTTTAACAATATCAGACTGCTATTAGCCTGCACCGGTGTCTTCGCTTTTATTTCACGATGTGAATGCTGCAATGGCTTATCAGTGCGAAGTGTCGGCGTCAAGCCGGGGTATACCAAGCATTCATGACTGGTCAGCTCAACACGCTTTGTCGGTGTGCCCATCCGCTGCAGATAGGCAGGAGAGGCACAATACATCCAGCTAATTTTGGAGAGTTTTCGGGCTGCATAATTCTGCGGCGGCGTAGCGGTAATCCTCAATGCAATATCTACATTGTTTTCATTGAGATTAATAAGGTGGTCATCAAGGTCCAGAATGAGTTCTGCATCATGATTTTTTTTCCGATACTCTTCAAAAATATCAATCAAATGTGCATAACCAAATGCGACGGAACAGGTAATTTTCAATACTCCATGGGGGTGATTAAAATAGCCGCTGGTTGTATTAACAATATCATCAAATTCATTTAACAATTCACTTGCCCGTGAGACAAAATATTCACCAACGTCGGTCAACTGAAATGTCCGCGTGGTTCTTTGAATAAGTGAAACTCCTAGTTTCTCCTCCATGACAGCAAGACCTTTACTGACCGCAGAAGGGGTAAGATTAAGAAGTCTGGCCGCTTCAGAGACCCCTTTTCCTTCGCTTATTTTAACCAGCATTTCTATCTGTTTGATTGTAAGTGGTATTGTCATATCGTCTACTCTAAGGTGATGTGTATAAATTTTGGTAATTAAGATTTGAAGTGGCTCATTTGATAGCAGCAGTATGTGTTGAAAAAAAATCACAACCAAAGCAGATTTACTTTAATGCCTGGATAGTTTTTCTTTCATTAAAAAAGGCCTGTGCAAAAACATGCACAGGCCTGATCCAAATCATCACATCAATTTGCGTTAATCGCTTATGAGGGAGTGTTCGCTTTATAACGCAAAACATAAACCCATGGGCTTAGGCCCCTTTTATTTATTTTGGTGCCTATGCTTTCATGCCTGCAGCCGACATCAAAAAACGAAAAACCATTGAAACAACGCCCAATGCCAGGACACTGAGTGCCCATATCACAATCATCCACACAACGCCTTTCCAGAAGATAAACCGTCTCTTCTCTGCAAGTGGTTTCATCATGTTATCTCCTCAGTGGTACCCTTCTCCGGCACGGACTTTTCCTCTAAAGACGTAGTAGCTCCAGAAGGTGTACCCGAGGATAACTGGCAAGACAGGCAAGCTCCCCGCCAACATAAACGCCAGGCTGATTTCTGCAGAAGCGGCCTGATAAATCGTTACCGAAGGTGGAATGATGTTTGGCCATATACTGATACCTAGACCTGAAAATCCAAGAAAAATTAATAATAGTGTTAATAAGAAAGGGGTGTAGTGTGCATTTTTACGAATACCCTGTATAACGCCCCAAAAACTGATTAACACCAGTACTGGAACCGGCAAGAACCAGAACAGATTGGGTAGCGTAAGCCAGCGTTTAGCGATGGCTGGATGAGTTAACGGAGTCCATACGCTGATAATCCCTATAACCAACAACAGTGCGGTTAGCAGCGGCAGCGTTAAACGGAACATCTTTTTCTGCAATCGACCTTCCGTTTTCATGATTAGCCATGTTGACCCTAGCACGCCGTAAGCAATGACCAGACCTGCACCGCAAAACAGTGCAAAAGGTTCAAGCCAGATGAGAGGTGAACCGGCATATTCTCGTCCATTGACCGGCAACCCATTGATTAAGCTACCGACAACCACACCCTGCATAAAGGTCGCCAAAACGGAACCGGCAATAAACGCTTTATCCCAGTGCTGGCGGTGTGCAGGAGGGGCTTTAAAGCGAAATTCAAACGCTACACCACGGAAAATCAGCCCAATCAACATCAGCGTGAGTGGAGCCGCCAGTGCATCCGCGATGACCGCGTAGGCCAATGGAAACGCACCATAAAGACTGGCCCCTCCCATAACAAGCCAGGTTTCATTGCCATCCCAAACAGGAGCTACCGTGTTGATCATCAGATCGCGTTCCGACGCGTCTTTATTAAAGGGAAAGATAATCCCTATCCCTAAATCAAAACCGTCCATCACGATGTACATCAGGGTGGAGAAAATAATGATGCCGAACCAGACAAGCGAAAGGTCAATCATTCTGGCTCCCTCCCTCAGCATGATTCATGGCTGAAAGTGGACGTGCGGGCGTATTCATTTGACCGGGCCCCCCCTCCACTGCCTGATGCCCTTCTCCCTCCACGGGTCCCTGCTTAATCAACTGCATCATATAGAGGTACCCCACACCAAATACGGAACTGTAGACCACGATAAAGGCCAACAGGCTCAAACTCATGTGCAGATCACCATGCGCCGAGACCGCATCCCGGGTTCGTTGCACGCCATAAACAACCCACGGCTGACGACCAATTTCTGTTGTGAACCACCCCGCTAAAATGGCAATCAGCCCGGATGGTCCCATCAGCAATGCAAACCAGAGAAATGGTCGATAGTGATAAAGTCGCTTTTTATAGCGCAGCCACAGGCTGAAAAAACCCTGCGCAATCATGAACAGTCCCAGACCGACCATCAACCTGAAGGACCAGAACACAACAAGCGAGTTAGGCCTGTCCGCAGCGGGATAACTTTTAAGAGCAGGAACCTGTTTCGTCAGGCTATGGGTCAGAATAAGGCTGCCCAGATAAGGAATTTCAACCGCATATTTGGTGCGTTCCTGCGCCATATCCGGCACACCAAAGAGGATAAGCGGCGTAGCTTCACCCGGTCTGTTTTCCCAGTGCCCTTCAATGGCAGCAATTTTTGCTGGCTGATATTCGAGGGTGTTCAGGCCATGTCCATCCCCCAGAAAAGCTTGTATGGGTGGCACAATCAGCGCCATCCAGAGCGCCATGGAGAACATCTTGCGGATAGCCGGAGTATCGTTCCCTTTGAGCAAATGCCAGGCACCCGAGGCGCCCACAAAAAAAGCACTGGCGAGGAATGCGGCCGTGGTCATATGCACCAGTCGCCACGGGAAAGAAGGGTTAAGGACAATCTTTAGCCAGTCTTGAGGGACAACCACGCCGTTTTCAATAATGTACCCCTGCGGTGTATGCATCCAGCTGTTGGATGCCAGGATCCAGAAGGTGGAGATAAGCGTACCCAGCGCCACCATGCAGGTGGCAAAGAAGTGCAGCCCAGGCCCTACTTTGTTGCGGCCAAAGAGCATGACTCCAAGGAACCCCGCCTCCAGGAAAAAGGCCGTGAGAACTTCATAGGTCAACAGCGGGCCAGTAATGCTTCCGGCAAATTGTGAGAAACCACTCCAGTTAGTGCCAAATTGATAAGCCATCACCAACCCGGAGACCACGCCCATGCCAAAGTTCACGGCAAAGACTTTTGACCAAAAGTGATAAAGATCCTCATAAATGCCCTGGCGTGTTTTCAGCCACATGCCTTCAAGGACCACAAGATAGCTGGCAAGGCCAATAGTGATTGCCGGAAAAATAATATGGAACGACACCGTAAAGGCAAATTGAATTCGTGCAAGATGAAATGCATCTAAGCCAAACATATTCTCTCCTTATTATGGGCGAAATACTTACTCAGGACTGAGTTCCCGATGATTTCGCCCATAGCATCACCTGCAGATTTACCTGCTGGGATATCCGGATAATATAAATAACGAGGTGATATTAATTAAATATCCAGCGCAACCAGAAAACGAGAAACCATGTTATAAGCAGCAACAGTGGCTACGGCTTCTACCGTTTTAGTATCACCAATCCATGATTTTAATAACTCGATCAGGTCAGCATCCACGGTAACATTTTTTGTTGACTGGTAGGTAAGAGAGAGCAGTGCCAGCTCAATTTGGTTAAATAAGGTCTCATCAACAACGGCTTGTTTCAATGCCTGCGCTTTTGCTTCGTTGCCGCCTGCTTGCAGATATGCCGGGTAATGCACCCCCCATTCAAATTCTGCGTTGTTCAATACCGCAACACGCAACATGATGAGTTCACGATATTCAAGCTCAAGGCTGAAATTTGCGCGAACCCGGCGCAGAAGTTCGTTCCAGCCAGTAGCCAACGGGAAACTCTTAAGCAAAACCCTATCAATACCAATTAATTCCCCACCGGGCCGACGCGCTTGCATCGCTTCCAGCAACTCCGCAGGAACAGGATCATTATCCTGCCATGGCATAACACGTACATTACTCATAGAATCCTCGTGCAGATGAATTTTTATATTTCGTAATTAGAAGGCTTGTTTATTCTTAATCCAGAATATGCGAAATCAGGGTATCGAAATCGCTTTTAGATCTGACACCCGCAAACTCCATAACCACCTCTCCCCTGACAAACAACTTGAAGAAAGGAATAGAACGAATGCCATGTTGAGCCGCTAATTCTGGTTGCTCATCGACATTCACTTTAATAATTTTTAATTTCCCTTCATTCTCCTGTGCAATTTCGTCAATGACAGGGGAAACAGAACGGCATGGGCTACACCAGGGTGCCCAGAAATCAATTAAGACAGGAAGCTTTGCTTCCAGTACTTCACTCGAAAACTCTTCAACAGACAGCTCTTTAATTGCCATAATTCTTTTCCTTTATATTTTTTTGCAGGTGGTTCTATTGATTCACTGTGAGAACCATGCGGAATTTGGCCTCGCCCGAGCGCATTTTTCGCCAGGCCTGCTGCGCGTTTTCCAGTGGCAGAGTTTCAATCATGGCGCGCACATCGGTCAGCAGGCTGAAATCCAGGGCTTTCTCTAATTCAACAGGTGTCCCGGTAATGGCACCCTGTACAGAAATTTCCCTGCCTACCATAAAGCCCGGCATCAGTGACAAGTTGTCTTTTCCAACCCCCACCACCATCAATTTCCCTTGAGGGGCAAGTGCAGGTACAAGCGCAGATACGGCAGAACTATCGGTGATGGTCGACAAAATTACCTGCGCTCCCCCTAACCCTTTAATCACTTCTACCGCATCCTCTTTATTGATATCGATATAAACGTGCGCCCCAAGTGCCTTAACGTCCTGAGCGATGTCATCACCCCGTCCTACCGCGACCACACGAAATCCCATTTTTCGCGCATATTGCAATGCGAGATGGCCAAGCCCACCCACACCCTGAATGACCACGGTATCACCCGCCTGGGCCCGGGATTTTCTTAACGCGTTGAAAGTAGCAATACCGGCGCAGAGCAAGGGGGCGGCGTCTACGGAAGAGAGGTCTTCCGGGATAGCCACCAGCCCCGTGGCTCTTGCAAGCATATACTCCGCATACCCGCCATCACGCGAACTGCCGGTGACTGGCTGATTTTGACAAAGATTAAAGTGACCAAGACGGCACTGCTCACAGGCGTTACAGTGCCCGCCCAGACGGCCAATACCGACACGCTGTCCTGGTTTTAAATAAGCCGGGACCTGCTCTGACACTTGAACGATAGTACCCACCACCTCGTGGCCGGGTACTCGAGGATACTCTACCCCTTTCTCAAGTCCTTCAATGGCCCCCGTATCAGCACCACAGATGCCACAAGCTTCCACTTTTATCAGCACCTCGCCTGGGCCGGGAACCGGTATCACACGTTCGACCATTTCCAGTTGACCTGGAGTTGTGACTTGCATGGCTTTATATGTCTTTTTCATTACGTCTCTCCTTGTCATTTCATTCGGAAATGGATCCGGTGTTTGATGCCATCTTTGCCGTCAGTCGGTTAACACCTTCTCGTGCCGCTTCAATAGCACCCGCGAGATAGCCGGGAACCGTCGCAGACCATTCACTGGCAATGCCTGTCAGGCAATGCGCCCACTCACCTTCGGCAGGAAAAGCAGGGGGAGCATGATGCTCTGCCTGTAACACTAAATCGTGTGGCGTGGCCGTAAAGGGATCGGCTGACCAGTCTTTAAGAAACTCAGCAATGGGAAACGCGGCTTTATCACCAAATAGCCTGACCATCTGCGCACGGCACAGTGAAAGCACGGTATCTTCCCCAAGCGACTGGCGAGATTGCGCGGGAATGCCGAGAAAACCAAAAAGGGCATTGACCCCACCAGGCACGGATACGTCATGCAACTCACCCAGCGGGCCGACCATACTTCGCCCTTCACCGGACAGCCCATCTGCCGTCCAGAATGATTCATCATAGAGCGCAATATATTTTGCCTGCGGTGCCATCCACGTGCCGGTATGCCCCCAGTCGTCTGTTAATTTTTTGGGTAGTGAAGGGGTAAAGTGAATAGTGTTAGCCAGCATGGGAGGCAACGCCAACAGCAGATGTTCGGCCTGTACGACGAGATGCTCACCGCTCATTGTGATGCCTCGTAGCGTGATCTGTTCGTCCGCACGTTCGGCATGGGTGATACGCACGCCGGTGAAGATATTTTCTGCTGGCAACCGTTGTTGAAGTTTTTCTATCACCTGAGACATGCCATCACGCACACGCATGGCAGGAGGGGAAGAGACATATCCGGGGTGGCGAGAAATCGAACCGATGGAGCGTTCATACAACAAATCACCCGCTTCATTTTGCGGGATAAGCGCAACACCCAATTCCGCGAGCACCCTGACCACATCAGGCTGTACGGCAGGCCAGATCCAGGTTGCACCTAAATCAACGCCCGTATTTCCGGCCTGCTGGATGCGCCCTCCAGTAAACTCCCTACCTTCAAGCAAGAGATAATTGATATTGGCTCGCTCCAGCAGACTGGCGGCATATAAGCCACTTAAGCCCGCGCCGACGATAGATACCTGCGTTTTTATCATTGTGCGGTTTCCTGCATTGCTGAAAGATGGCCTTTTTTTATATACAACAACGTATTGTCCGATCCGGCACTGAACACCAGCGATTGTGCGACGGGAATGCGTAGCCAGCTTCCTTTCCCGTGAATGCCATTTCCCTCGATCAGGGCGCCCTCCAGAATGAACAGTTCTGCACCACCGATTAGCGCAGGCTCAAACAGCAGCGTCCCGGTCATCAGGCTCAGCAGGGCGGCGCTCTCTTGTTCGTTTTCAAACAGAGGGCAAATTTTTAATTCGCCATCCTCATACCAGTTCACAGCATCACGGGTATCAATACGAACTCGTGGGTGCTTGCCCGTCATCATCTGCCCAAGTTTGACGAAAATCGTAGTACCATTTTGGCTATGAGGTTGATGAGAGGAACCCGGCGGATTTCGTAAATACCACCCGGCAGGGTAATTGCTCTCCCCTTCGGAAAATTGACCAGCCAAAACCAGAATTTCTTCTCCACCCGGATGGCGATGGAAAGGGAATGTCGTTTCAGGAAGATAGCGAACAATACTGGTGGCGCGTGCAACCTCTCCACCGATCCGATCCAGCATCACTCGATCAACACCCGCTTGTGGCGAGTTAACCCATTTATAATCTTCATTGGCTATAGTGACTCGCCGGTTAAAATCGTGGTTAATCAACATCCTGAAATCCAGAGGTATCAATAAAAAGTGACTCTCCTACAGGAGAGTCACGGAGCGAAGGTTATTTTGGCAATGCGTCAAACGCATCGAGGGCATGGCTTGAGTAGACCAGCGCAGCTCCCGTATTCAGGGTAATAGCGACAGCTAACGCCTCTGCAATCTCTTCACGTGTTGCGCCATGTTTCGCAGCAGCTTCTGCATGAACAGACAAACAACCATCGCAGCGCGTGGTGATAGCAACCGCCAGCGCAATCAGTTCATGGGTTTTGGCATCCAGATGCCCGGACGCTGCGGCACCTTTCTCCATTTTGTCGATACCCTGCATAAACTCAGGCTGCAGGCCCGCAAATTTACCGACGGCAGAGCGTAATTCTTTACGCAGTTCAGTCCAGTCCAGATACATGTAAACCTCTTTAAGCGTTAGGGTGATTACGCAACAGCGTAGATACGCACATCAGGTGCGCTGTTCAGATAAGGTTTCAGCGCTTCAACTACATCGTCGGTGAAGAGCTGAGAACTCAGGTAAGCCTGCGCCTGTTGTTCAGTTTTAAAACCATGCAGAACCTGAACGTCTTCTTTGCGCACCAGCAGTTCTTTTGATACCGCACCTTCAATGTTGCTGAGGAAAGGTGCTTTATATTTTTGGTACACCGCTGCTGCCGCAGCACGGTTGTGTTCACTGATATCCAACGTAATTTGCAAATAAGCCATGGTTAACTCCTGGATTCGATTAATTACCGGTCGGTCATAAATACAGCCGAACGCGTCTCAAATGTTGCACGGTGTCAGGCCTCTTCATCCTCTCCCGGATAAGAAAACAGAAAGAAAATCTTTTTGTTTAAATCTGACTCATAGCTAAGCCATTTGAGAGGTTTGTTATGATCACCCTCACCGTTTCTGCATTATGTTAATGATCTTCAACCGAAACAAATGAGATAATCTTGATTATATAAAAAGGTTTTCTATCTAATATGAAGATACCCACTCATCTCAATGCATTACGCGCCTTCGAAGCCAGCGCCCGTCACCAGAGCTTCTCCCTGGCAGCCGAAGAGTTGAATGTTACCCCTGCAGCCGTCGGCCAGTTGGTGCGTTCCCTGGAGGACGTGGTGGGTTACCCGCTATTCCATCGCAGCAATAACCGACGTGCCGCCCTGGTGCTAACGGAACCCGCGATACGCGCATTACCCGACATCCGCGCCGGATTTCAAAGCCTGAACCTTGGGATGACGCTTCTGCGTGAAGGCGCAACAAATGGCATTCTCAATGTCACGATCAGCCCCGCCTTTGCAGCGAAATGGTTGCTACCACGAATTGAAGATTTCCAGATCCGCTGGCCAGACATTGATGTTCGTCTTGAAACCAGTCTTAAAATCCTCGATTTCACCGCACAGGGTATAGACGTGGGGATTCGTTACGGGTTGGGTCAGTGGGAAGGATTACAGGCAGAACTATTGATGTCCGAAGAAGTGTTCCCGGTTTGTGCGCCGTCAATGATGTCTTTAAATCCGGCCCTAAATTGCCTGACTGGCGTCCCGGAACAGACGCTGATCCACGACCTGTCGATGGAACATCACAAAGATTTTATTACCTGGGAGCAATGGCTAAAGCGTTTCAATGTCCAGGCGATTGCCCGAAAACCCGGGCTCAGAATCAATAACTCAGCGGCAGTTTTGCAGGCCGCGATTGATGGGCATGGCATTGCGCTGGCACGTAGCATCATGGTTGAAGATGACCTTAAAAGTGGTCGTCTGGTCCGACTTTGTCCTGAGGTGTCACTGCCCAGCCCGCTGGCCTATTACCTCGTATATCGCCCCGGTTGCGACAGCCTTCCTAAGATTGCCTGGTTCCGCGAATGGGTTATCCAGCAAGCGGAAATTGTTAACCATAAACGCTCCCCTACGGAATGATATTATCCCGGCAACATTAAGGCTACTACGATTAATGCTTAGGAATTAATCAAACATGTGCATAAATAGCCATCGTTTAATTTAGTAATAATTCGATGGCTACAAAGGCTAAATAACATGTATAGCTCTGAGTAAAAAATAAATAGCCGCACCTAATAGCATGCTGGCAAAGATAATGTTAAGTACGCGCTGCCGTTTTTTGAGGCGATTAACTACACTTGCACCTCCCCATCCACCAACCGCCCCGCCAATAATCAACCACATAACGTAACTGATATCTATTGGATGCGAAGGACTGTAACTTAATGCGGTAATCGACCCCATAAAACTAATAATCAACAGGGATGTAGCAATTGCCTTCACCACACTAAAATGGAACTCATAAACCAGTAAAGGAACAACCAAAAAACCGCCACCAATCCCTAATAACCCAGATAAACCACCCGCAAGCAGGGTGAATAACCATGAGCGGATTGAAGAAGAATGAGTGCAATTTTTTATAATACGACTATTTGCACTCGTTCGCTTTGTAAATATTTTCAACGAAACAAACATCATGACGATGCTAAAAGCGCCCGAAGAAAGTTATTTCACAGTACAGCGATTTTATTTTTCATGACCCCAACTCACCGCACATTGGCTCTCAAAATCCGAAACTGACGCTGGCCGTTTTTACGGATTACAATTGCCTTTACTGCAAAAAGTTTGATCCTTACCTGGAAAAGATTGTTGAAAAATATCCAGATGTTGCTGTGGTATTCAAGTTCTTACCCTAT is part of the Klebsiella huaxiensis genome and encodes:
- a CDS encoding carboxymuconolactone decarboxylase family protein gives rise to the protein MSNVRVMPWQDNDPVPAELLEAMQARRPGGELIGIDRVLLKSFPLATGWNELLRRVRANFSLELEYRELIMLRVAVLNNAEFEWGVHYPAYLQAGGNEAKAQALKQAVVDETLFNQIELALLSLTYQSTKNVTVDADLIELLKSWIGDTKTVEAVATVAAYNMVSRFLVALDI
- the trxA gene encoding thioredoxin; the protein is MAIKELSVEEFSSEVLEAKLPVLIDFWAPWCSPCRSVSPVIDEIAQENEGKLKIIKVNVDEQPELAAQHGIRSIPFFKLFVRGEVVMEFAGVRSKSDFDTLISHILD
- a CDS encoding alcohol dehydrogenase; translation: MKKTYKAMQVTTPGQLEMVERVIPVPGPGEVLIKVEACGICGADTGAIEGLEKGVEYPRVPGHEVVGTIVQVSEQVPAYLKPGQRVGIGRLGGHCNACEQCRLGHFNLCQNQPVTGSSRDGGYAEYMLARATGLVAIPEDLSSVDAAPLLCAGIATFNALRKSRAQAGDTVVIQGVGGLGHLALQYARKMGFRVVAVGRGDDIAQDVKALGAHVYIDINKEDAVEVIKGLGGAQVILSTITDSSAVSALVPALAPQGKLMVVGVGKDNLSLMPGFMVGREISVQGAITGTPVELEKALDFSLLTDVRAMIETLPLENAQQAWRKMRSGEAKFRMVLTVNQ
- a CDS encoding flavin monoamine oxidase family protein, whose amino-acid sequence is MIKTQVSIVGAGLSGLYAASLLERANINYLLLEGREFTGGRIQQAGNTGVDLGATWIWPAVQPDVVRVLAELGVALIPQNEAGDLLYERSIGSISRHPGYVSSPPAMRVRDGMSQVIEKLQQRLPAENIFTGVRITHAERADEQITLRGITMSGEHLVVQAEHLLLALPPMLANTIHFTPSLPKKLTDDWGHTGTWMAPQAKYIALYDESFWTADGLSGEGRSMVGPLGELHDVSVPGGVNALFGFLGIPAQSRQSLGEDTVLSLCRAQMVRLFGDKAAFPIAEFLKDWSADPFTATPHDLVLQAEHHAPPAFPAEGEWAHCLTGIASEWSATVPGYLAGAIEAAREGVNRLTAKMASNTGSISE
- a CDS encoding cupin domain-containing protein encodes the protein MLINHDFNRRVTIANEDYKWVNSPQAGVDRVMLDRIGGEVARATSIVRYLPETTFPFHRHPGGEEILVLAGQFSEGESNYPAGWYLRNPPGSSHQPHSQNGTTIFVKLGQMMTGKHPRVRIDTRDAVNWYEDGELKICPLFENEQESAALLSLMTGTLLFEPALIGGAELFILEGALIEGNGIHGKGSWLRIPVAQSLVFSAGSDNTLLYIKKGHLSAMQETAQ
- a CDS encoding carboxymuconolactone decarboxylase family protein, whose protein sequence is MYLDWTELRKELRSAVGKFAGLQPEFMQGIDKMEKGAAASGHLDAKTHELIALAVAITTRCDGCLSVHAEAAAKHGATREEIAEALAVAITLNTGAALVYSSHALDAFDALPK
- the gcvA gene encoding transcriptional regulator GcvA gives rise to the protein MKIPTHLNALRAFEASARHQSFSLAAEELNVTPAAVGQLVRSLEDVVGYPLFHRSNNRRAALVLTEPAIRALPDIRAGFQSLNLGMTLLREGATNGILNVTISPAFAAKWLLPRIEDFQIRWPDIDVRLETSLKILDFTAQGIDVGIRYGLGQWEGLQAELLMSEEVFPVCAPSMMSLNPALNCLTGVPEQTLIHDLSMEHHKDFITWEQWLKRFNVQAIARKPGLRINNSAAVLQAAIDGHGIALARSIMVEDDLKSGRLVRLCPEVSLPSPLAYYLVYRPGCDSLPKIAWFREWVIQQAEIVNHKRSPTE
- a CDS encoding TSUP family transporter gives rise to the protein MMFVSLKIFTKRTSANSRIIKNCTHSSSIRSWLFTLLAGGLSGLLGIGGGFLVVPLLVYEFHFSVVKAIATSLLIISFMGSITALSYSPSHPIDISYVMWLIIGGAVGGWGGASVVNRLKKRQRVLNIIFASMLLGAAIYFLLRAIHVI